The DNA segment ACTGTCGCCAGCGGATATGCCCCTATAGGCGGGCAATAGGTCCAGTCGCGCGACCAGAGGCTCGATATCTGCCTCCCATAACCGGTCTGTCTCCCCTGAAGCGGATAGGGATCTATGATCGGGGTGGGGATGTTCCAACCACGCTGATGGAAGATCTCCGCTCCGGGGAGGGAACAGGCCAGGAAGTGAAACGGCACGTCGCCTATCTTCTCCCTCCACAACTTCTCGTCAAACGACTCGATATCAAGCCTAAAGCTGACCTGAGGATACGGATCATCGGGAGACAGCTTGATCTCCACGAAGGAATCCGGTCCGAGGGAGGGGGTCGGGCCAGCTTCGAGATTTTCAAGCCTTATCGAAAGATCCTTCACCTCAACCGATCCGGCCCGGATGTTCCCCTGGCTCCCGAGAAGCAGGTCGGCGATCCATCTGCCATCCCTCGTCTCGATTTTAAATCCTATCCCCTTACCGTCGGCGATCAGGGGCGATACGATCAGATGATCGTTGGAGATCACACCTGAGTTCGATGTCATGGATAAAAGGAATAAAGCCTGTAACAAAACCATATCACACCTCCCTTCGTCTCATGTCTTCTGTGGTTTTCGCTTCGCCGAGGGGAAAAGGACGTTGTTGAGGATCAGCCTATATCCGGGCGAATGCTTATGCAGGTCGAGGTTCGTGGGAGGATCGCCCACGAGATGACGGTAATCCTCGGGATCATGCCCCCCCAGGAAGGAGAAAATCCCCTTGCCTTTCATGCCATAGATATATTTGACGTAGTTCGATCCGGGGATATCGCCCATGATCACGACCGTGTCCTTAAGCCTCTTGCGGTTGAAGGATGTGGTCTGCCCCAGAAACCCGTGTATCTTGGCCACGTGGTCCTGCGTGAGCATCGTCGGGATGGGATCATGCTTGGCCGAGAACTCAAAGAGCTCGAAATCCTCCCTCCCGGAGAGCGGGTTCATATCCGGTTTGGGGTTATCTATGTCGGAGAACTCATATATGTACGGGTCGGTGATCACCCTGAAGTTGATGAAGGCGAGGGTCTTGGTGAAATCCAGCTTGGACTGATAGTTAGGATCTATGGGGGTTCCATCGATCTCCGGCGCGACGATGTCCACCTCCCCTCCGTTTGTGGCCAGAGCTATGTCCAGCGTCTCAGGTGCAGAGCACATGGCGAAGAGGAATCCGCCCGAAAGCACGTAATCCCTTATCGCCAGTGCAACCGCCCCCTTATGTTTCGGCACCGTGCTGAATCCCGCCTCATGTGCCGCCTTTTCG comes from the Candidatus Poribacteria bacterium genome and includes:
- a CDS encoding asparagine synthetase B; the encoded protein is MLKVSSILFLTLFWISTASAGWLLIPMDNSQTNHLKAYGLTYWALEEPRRYHAEWLLNYRGGSFLIEDRPDVRRRAILMGVSFEPISQAQLDGIKKQMEDENMDSVLLEKAPRIAIYAPPEDSPYRDPWDDAVKLALRYADIPFTQIWDKEVLRGDLTTDRFDWLHLHHEDFTGQYGKFYGAYHNAAWYQQRVRLFEKAAHEAGFSTVPKHKGAVALAIRDYVLSGGFLFAMCSAPETLDIALATNGGEVDIVAPEIDGTPIDPNYQSKLDFTKTLAFINFRVITDPYIYEFSDIDNPKPDMNPLSGREDFELFEFSAKHDPIPTMLTQDHVAKIHGFLGQTTSFNRKRLKDTVVIMGDIPGSNYVKYIYGMKGKGIFSFLGGHDPEDYRHLVGDPPTNLDLHKHSPGYRLILNNVLFPSAKRKPQKT